A window of Oncorhynchus nerka isolate Pitt River linkage group LG4, Oner_Uvic_2.0, whole genome shotgun sequence contains these coding sequences:
- the LOC115121194 gene encoding anaphase-promoting complex subunit CDC26-like: MLRRKPTRLELKLDDTEEFECVKKQLEIRKKQSDEMDVVGVAMFSNMVGASGGTGDGKTREQMINERRSYKPHPKPNTLPSLFGNLQF; encoded by the exons ATGCTGCGCAGAAAGCCCACCCGTCTGGAATTGAAGTTGGATGACACTGAggagtttgagtgtgtcaagaaacaGCTTGAG atTCGGAAAAAACAGAGCGATGAaatggatgttgttggtgtggCTATGTTTAGTAATATGGTGGGGGCCAGCGGTGGAACAGGGGATGGGAAGACACGGGAACAGATGATCAACGAGAGAAGAAGCTACAAGCCCCATCCTAAACCAAACACCTTGCCCTCACTCTTTGGAAACCTGCAGTTTTAG